Within the Catalinimonas niigatensis genome, the region TATGATCCTTTACCAGAAATCTATCAGCGTCGGGCCGACAGATTAAAAAAAGAAGGTCATTATAGAATCGTAAATTTTAAGAAAAATCAGGCAGAACTCTTTGCAAGACATTTTATAGAAATCTATAATGATGCCTGGCAGACCCATGATAATTTTACGCAGATGACTGAGGCACAGGCACTGGCGATGCTGAGACAAATTAAGCCGGTTGCTGATGAAGATCTGATCTACTTTGTCTATTACAATTCCGAACCTATTGCTTTTATGGTAGCATTGCCCAATATCAATGAAGTTTATCAGAAAGTAGGTGACAATATGAATCTGATGGGTAAGCTGAAGTTTCTCTACCACAAAATGACGATGAAATTTCATTCCTGCTACGGAGTAGCTTTTGGTGTGAAGCGCAAATACCAGGCAAGAGGAGTAGAGGGGCTGATTTTTGATGATTTACAAACCAAAGCACTGAAAGAAAAAAACTATAAATACGATAACTATATCGTGACCTGGGTAGGAGATTTTAACCCAAAGATGATTCGCGTCATGGAAGCTCTGGGTTGTGTAAGAAGCAGAACGATGGCGACTTATCGCAAACTCTTTGATGAGAATGCTGTTTTTGAACGTTCACCCATTATTGGAGCCAAGAAAGAAGATACTGAAAAGTCCTAAGCTTGACTTAGAGCTTTGGTTTTTCTGCCGTTATGAACATTTTAACCCTGTTCTTTAACTCATGAATCTGTATTTCTTTTAACACTGTTGTTTTCAGTAAGATAGATTACTTTTTCAGGAGCTATGCTCAAGCTTAGCTGGTCACCGACTCTGATGTGGTTGCCCCGATAGTGAAGCAGGAGCTGCTGTGTCCCTACCTGTGCAATCACCTCCTGAAAAGCGCCCATAAATCTTATCTTTTTTATGCTGGCGGGGTGAGTACCCGACTTATCAGGATGAAGTTTGATGTCTTCTGCCCGAATGCAAACCATTGACTGAGCAGTTTCCTGGAGCTTGAGATGTTTTATTGCTTCTTTTTGAGACAGCAGATTGCAAGGGCCAAAGAGTTGTGCAATGTAAGCGTTTTTAGGTTGCTGATAAATCACTTCCGGAGGTGCAAGCTGTAAGAGTTTTCCCTCCTGCATTACCGCGACAGTGTCGGCCATGGAAAGCGCATCCTGTGGATCATGCGATACAATGATTGTCGTAATTTGTAGTGCTTCTAGGATTGCACTGATTTCATTTTTGAGGTGGGCTTTCAGGCTTAAGTCAATATTGCTGAAAGGTTCATCCATAAGCAGTAGAACAGGTTCTTCGGCTATGGCTCTGGCCAGTGCAACCCTCTGTTTCTCACCACCGGAGAGTTCCCGTGGGTAAGAGTCTGCCAGATGACCTAATTTACAAATCTCTAGTAGCTCATCCGCTTTTTCCTGCTGATACTCTTTGACGTAAGCCCTCAGTATTCGCATCACATTCTGCCTGACATTGAGATTGGGCGAAAGTTCATAGTGCTGGTATACCATTTTAATATCCGGGTGGCCTGGGACCAACCTGCGCGATGGACCTTTCACCCATTCTCCCTTCAAATAAATTTTCCCCTCATTAGGCTCAATTAAACCAGCAATGATTTTCAGTAAGGTAGTTTTTCCGGAACCACTCTCCCCGGTCAGGGTCATAATTTGCCCCTCTTCTAATGTGAAATTGATCTGCTGTACCGCAGATTGTGTTTTTCCTTCATATTGTTTGCTGATGTTGTTGACTTCTAAGATTGGAGGCATATTAGGCAATTAAGTACTTATTACTTAAAAGTAGAAGCCCGGCAAAGGTTACAAAATAAAAGAGCTCCTGCTTATTAAAACAGGAGCTCTTGTTGATTACCAACAACAAATTAATCAACAACCATAGTGTATTGGGCTGGCTTTTCAGTACGCTGGATTGCAGTGCGATTATTTAAATTTGATACACTGTTGTAATATTCTACCAGTTCTATCTGATCACCGATGTTGTAAGTCTTCAGCTGTTTTTCTCTCATATATGCACTAATGCTATATTCTTTACTCTCCATAATGGGCAATACTTCTTGCTTGAATCTTCTGGATTTTATCAGGTCATTGTCATAATGGACAAAGTATTCGTAGCATACCTTGTGCTTATTCATGTGTGCATTACGGGTAGCCAAATAACCTTCTTTTGCATGATAAGCAGGGAATCGGTTGCGTTTCCTCACATAATTGATATCCCCTTCCAACACTACTTCATAAAAAGCCTTTTTTTGGTATTCAGAAGTAACTTCATTGCTCAGAGTAATATACTCATGAAAGAGGTTGTCTTCTTCATCAAAATATTTGAAAGAGCTTACCTGATGCGTGGTGAATGTTTTGGTAAGCTCACCCTCTTTACACATCACTATGTCATAAGCATAATTATAACTTATGTCTCCCTTTATAATTTCATTATTATTTAAGATGATAATACCAGGGTACCATATGGTAGATCTATTTGATAACTGGGCTTGGAGTGACGAAGAAAAAGTTAGAAAAGCAATAAAGAAAAGTAAGTACATCTTCATATCAATCTTGGGTTTGTGGTTCAAACCAAATTATATTTGGCAAATCATGAGCAATTTATCTGGATAATTGCTCTTCATTGTATCTTTAAAGACGGCTACAATACTAATGTAATAATTGACCAAAATATTAATGAAGTGTTAAAATATGAGGTAATTAAAATATTATTATTGCCATTTTTTGAAATATACGAAATGATTTACTGAAAGATTTGAAATTAAGATGTTTTTTTAGCAGAGGGTAAATGTAATAAAATGTTGATTAATAATTTATATGTAGAATAAAATTCTGCAAAACGCGAATGTGTGTAAAGAATTGATCAAGGAATTATTTATCTGCTAAATTTTTGGAAGGTCTGAGTTTACCTAAAAAAGCATAAAACATAAAAAAAGCCGAATCTCCTGATCCGGCTTATAGCTAAAATAGCATATGTAATGATTAATATTCTTTGATATTGATCTTCTTTACTTTCGTAGCATCCCAGTCATCACCATAGGGCAGGTGCAGTTTGAGTACACCATGATCGTAAATCGCCTCAATCTGATCTTTATCCACAACAGCTGGAATATCAAAGACGCGGTTGAACATAGGCACCATATGACGGGCAGATTTCTTCTCTTCATCTTCAAACAAATCTACCTCATTAAGTACCGAATACACCACCAATTGGTTTCCTCTCACAAATATATTAAAGGCATCACTATTTATACTTGGCGCACTGATGTTGATGGTTAAATGATCAGATTCTCTATTTATGTTTACAGTGGTAAGAGCTACCCCTCCACCGATTGTATTCATCGTATCAAACTGATGAACAAAGTCTTTAAGTACGTTTTTCATCATTTCCTCCTTTAGTTTGATTGTATAAGAATCAAATCCTGTACCATGGGAAAAAATGTATGTATATACGTGTAAAATATGCCAACTTGTCTTTACAAATTAACATAGCAGACTTTCTGTCATATATTTCGTAAAGAATCATCAATTTCTATTTACGCACCAAGTATGAAACAGTACTGAAAAGTCCTAAAGCCATCAACAGCAACAAATCTAACCGGAGAGGACCCACTTCTGAAGGTACTGCTCCCAATAAAGAAAGAATAAAAATTGCCAAAGCTACGGCAGTGGCTACAATAATCTCATTGCCCATTACCTTTTTGCTGAGCACTCCAGTCAGAATCATAGGCGCTAACATAGCTGTGCCGGCAAAGCTCACTCTGGCCAGCATCACCAACTGATCGCTGGCAAGTACAGAAAAGATTAAAGCTACCACAGCAAAGCCGAAGATAGAGTAACGGGTAATGCTGAGGACTTTTTTTTCACTTCCATGCAGCAGGGAGCGTACTTCTGTTCCCAGGGCAAAGATTTGTGAGTCGGTGGTAGAGAGACCGGCGGCCAAAAGCCCTACTACAGCGATGGCTGCGATAAAATCAGGCTGCTCATAAAGCAAAACCCTGGAAAGAAAATCTGCCGTAGCAAGGTCAGGATAACGTACCGCTCCATACATACCGATAAATGCAGTAGGTAAAATAATCAGGATAGCAAAAATCCCGACGGCAAAGGCCATCATATGCGTGGTTTTCAGGTTGCGCATAATGACCAGGCGTATGGTAAGCTGGGGCTGGGTGACCGGGATAAAGAGTATCACCAGAAAAGAAGCAATTAAAAATTGTGCATTAAACAAGCCGGTAGGACCTGGCGTGGAGAGCAGAGCTGTATTGGCAGCTTCTACCTGATCAAACATATTTTCCAGATTTCCAAAATAATTAACACAGCGCACGCCAATGATCCAGGTGACGATCAGTAGTGTAAGCCCTTGAATGGCATCGGCATGCATGATGGCTTTGAGTCCGCCAATTTCGCTATAGGTAAGCATAATGGCTACAATGGCAATGGCCCAACCCCAGAACGGCATAGCATCGGGAAATACTGCCGTAAGAAAGATGGCAATACCCCTGATTTGTATGGCTACATAGGGCACCAGAAAAAGGAATACACCGGCAAAACTCACATAACCTGCCCATTTGTTCTGATAGCATTTTACCAGTAGTCCGGCTACACCATTAAATCCTTTTTCAGCTACTTTTTTTCGCAGATGATAACCCCACCATAGGATGAGAAAAACCATTCCACCGTCAGATACTGCCAGAAAAATCCATGCTCCTATACCATTGATACGGAAGAAGTCGGGCATGCCCAAAAGGGTAAAGGTACTGAAAAGCGTAGCGGCAAAGGTCAGAAAGCCGAGGATGATCCCGATATTGGAACCCGCCAGCAGGTAATCTTCCGCATTTTTATTTTTCTTAAATGAGTTGGTAGCCACAAAAGCCAACATGCCCAGGTAGAGGGCGCCTAATATAATAATCCAGGTGGTCATAGTTATTTGTCAGTATCTTTTCCGGGATGAACTTTGGTTCCAATAAATGTGAGTACTACATACAGTATGGTAATTAAAATGGTCATCCACAATGTATAAGGCATACCAAATAGCTCAGGCCGATAGACACCATGTGGGATCACCAGAGGTGTAAAGGTGAGGACCGTAAGTACTATTGCACAAGCGATAAGGACTCGCCAGGTTATCATTTTATTGGAATGGTTCATAAAAATAGTTTGGTTGTGATTAGTTTGAAATGTAAATCGCTTGGCACCAAGTGATTTTCCTTTTATGGCAGTTAGGGCTATAGTAAATGTATCATGATCAAAGCCTTGGAATTGTCAGTCCACCATCTATCATAATAGTCTGACCGGTAGAGTAGGAGAAATAACCCTGGGCCAGCGCGGATACTGCTTTGCCTACATCTTCGGGCAATCCCCAGCGAGGCTGAGCACACAAACCTCCGGCAATAAGTTTGTCGTACTTTTCGGTCACTCCTGAAGTCATATCGGTTTTGATTACACCAGGTCGTACATCAAATACCGGAATATCATATTCGCCCAGGCGGGAAGCAAAGAGGAGCGTCATCATACTTAAGCCTGCTTTGGAAATGCAGTATTCTCCACGATTCACAGAGGCGATGGTGGCTGATATGGAAGAGATATTGATGATGCTGGCCTGAAAATCTTTATTTTCTTTCTTCTTCTCAATCATCCAATTGGCGGCCTGCTGGGTAAGAAAGTAGGGGCCTTGTAGATTGGTTTTGACTACATACTCAAAACTTTCTTCACTGGCATCCAGGATATCTTTCCGTTCTTTGGGCGCCACACCCGCATTGTTGACCAGCACGTTGAGTTGACCATAATGCGCCTTGATTTGCTCCAGCATGCTTTGGCGGTCTTCGGTAGAACCAATGTCTCCCTGGCAATATAAAGCATCCACACCATAGGATTTAAGCTTTTCCAACACTTCACCTACTGCTTCAGCAGGACGCATTCCATTGATAGCAATATCAAAACCTGCTTTGGCGAGTTCTTCCGCAATGCCAAAACCTATACCCCGGCTTCCCCCGGTTACAAATGCTACTTTTTTCATGAAGTTGGTTTAATGTTAAAAGTTGAAGGTTAAAAGTTGTCTTATGAAATGAGTTACAGGTTGTAAGTTGATTCAACCTGTAACTTTCAACTTTTAACGGATTTCAGGAATATCCACCCAGCAGCGTTTTGCCCAGCTTTCCAGCCCTTTCTCAGCCAGTTGTACGCCTTTGGCGCCTTCCAGTAAGGTATAAGGGAAGGGCTCATCTTTAACCACATGACGCAGGAACATTTCCCACTGTACTTTAAAAGCATTGTCATGGAACTCCTGCTCCGGTACTTTAGACCAGCCTTCATAAAAATTAATAGGCTGTTGGATGTCAGGGTTCCAGACTGGCTTGGGGGTATTGCCATAGTGTTGTATCCAACAGTCGCGCAGGCCGGCTACTGCTGAGCCTTTGGTACCATCAATCTGAAGTGTAAGCAGATCATCACGGCGGACGCGTACGGTCCAGGAAGAGTTGAAATGGGCAATGACACCATCTTCCAGCTCAAAAGTAGCATATGCTGAATCGTCAGCGGTAGCTTTGTACTTATTGCCCTGTTCGTCTACCCGCTCAGGAATGTGGGTGGCACCCAGGCAGGAAACCGCTTTTACTTTGCCAAATATACCGTCCAGTACATAACGCCAGTGGCAGAGCATATCCACGATGATACCGCCGTCTTCTTCTTTTTTGTAGTTCCACGAAGGGCGCTGGGCAGGGATGGTATCTCCCTCATATACCCAATAGCCAAATTCTCCACGGATAGAAAGGATCTTTCCGAAAAAACCGTTTTGAATCAGTCGTTGTACTTTGCGCAGACCAGGCAAAAAGAGTTTATCCTGAACTACGCCGTTTTTCACACCTTTTTCCTGGCAGAAGTGATAGATGTCAAGTGCCGTTTTGGTATCCACGGCGGTAGGTTTTTCGCAGTAAACATGTTTACCTGCTTCAGCAGCCTGTCTAACAGCAGCAGCACGGCGTCCGGTCGTTTGAGCATCAAAATAGATAGCATAATGCTCATCGTGCATAACTTCTTCCAGCCTGGTGGTATATTTTTCTATACCTGATTGTCTGCAAAGCTTTTCCAACTTGGCAGCATTACGGCCTACCAGAATAGGGTCAGGCATGATCACCTCAGTAGGACTGATATGTACACCACCCTGTTTGATAATCTCTACAATAGAACGCATCAGGTGCTGATTGGTACCCATGCGTCCGGTTACTCCGTTCATGATGATGCCTACCTTATGGGTAGTGATGCTCGTCTCGCTCATTGTAAGTTGATATTGATTGGTTGTGATTTATTTAAGTTTTTAGCATATCCAGATAAGTCTGTCTTAACTCTTCTCCAGATAAGCCTTGATAATCATATTCAGAAATTCCTGTTGGTTCATACCCCAGTAGCGGTTGGAGAAAATCTCTACTTCATACAAGCCTTTAAAGCCTGCTTCTTCCACCCACTCCCGGATTTGTGGTACGTTGATACAGCCTTCGCCCATCAGACCTCTATCCAGCAGAAAATCTTCCGTAGGTGATTTCCAATCACAGATGTGAAAGGCATACAGATTGCCATTTCTGCCGCAGCGCATAATTTCAGATTGCAGCAGGTCATCCCACCAGAGGTGGTACACATCTACAGCAATACCTACCCAGGGTGAATCAATGGTTTCCGCCATGTCATTGGCTTGGGCCAGGGTATTGATGGCCGAGCGGGTATCCGCATACATTGGATGCAGCGGTTCTATGGTTAGTCTTACATTGTTGGCTTCGGCATAGGGAATGAGGCTTTCTATACCTTCCTGGATTTGCTTGCGGGAGGTAGCCAGCGATTGTGCGGGATCGGCACCACAGACCAGCACCACCATAGGAGCGCCCAGGGCGGCAGCTTCATCTATGGCTTTTTTATTGTCGTCAATGGCTGCTTTTCTTTTTTCAGCAGAGGTGGAGGGGAAAAAGCCACCCCGGCACAGCGATACGATTTCCAACTGATGACTTCTGAGCATTTCACCGGTTTGGTAGATATTTCTTCCATCCAGCGCATCGCGCCAAACGGTAATGCCACTGACACCGGCTTTGGCATAATTTTCAGCAGCTATTTCTATCGGCCAGGGCTTGGTCGTGATGGTGTGTATGCAGAGTTGGTTTAGATTTTCCAAGACAAAAAATTGAGGTTGTTGTAGAACAATAGGCCCTCAAATTAATAAAAAAATCCGAACCTCTCAGAGAGATTAGTCTATATAGTCCTTTTTTACCACCAGCGTAAAATAATCATCGTCAGATACAATGTATCCCTGATCATAGCAGAAATGATAAACAGTACCACTTTTGGTCTGATACACATTGGTGATATAATTAAAATTGAATCCTTTTCGGTTAAGCTGATCGCGGTGCACGCGTGCTTTGCCCTGCGGATTGAGATCAGCCAAAATATGGCGGTTTTTGCGCAGAGTATAATTTACATTGCGCATCAGGTTATTGACATCGCTGGTATGTTTATTATGGTAGGCATTCCGACAGGCGTCCGAGCAATACTTTTTGTCTGCCCTGCCGCGGATCGTAGTGCCACATTCTAAGCAGGCTTTGTCAGTTTCTTCTAGAGATTCGTTCATTTTATTCAATTAACTTTTTTTCAAAGAACATTGCATTATCAAATGGATTATAGCAATAAGCAGGTATTTCATAAAAACCAGCTTCCTGATAGAGATGTATGGCCGTGGCCATGTTGGAAAGGGTGTCCAGACGTATAAGCTGATAACCAAGTTCACTACTGATGTCCAGAGCCCTTTTCAGCAGTATTCTACCGACACCCTTTCCTCTGGCCTGTGCTGTGACATACATTCTTTTAAGCTCTGCTACCT harbors:
- a CDS encoding ABC transporter ATP-binding protein produces the protein MPPILEVNNISKQYEGKTQSAVQQINFTLEEGQIMTLTGESGSGKTTLLKIIAGLIEPNEGKIYLKGEWVKGPSRRLVPGHPDIKMVYQHYELSPNLNVRQNVMRILRAYVKEYQQEKADELLEICKLGHLADSYPRELSGGEKQRVALARAIAEEPVLLLMDEPFSNIDLSLKAHLKNEISAILEALQITTIIVSHDPQDALSMADTVAVMQEGKLLQLAPPEVIYQQPKNAYIAQLFGPCNLLSQKEAIKHLKLQETAQSMVCIRAEDIKLHPDKSGTHPASIKKIRFMGAFQEVIAQVGTQQLLLHYRGNHIRVGDQLSLSIAPEKVIYLTENNSVKRNTDS
- a CDS encoding GNAT family N-acetyltransferase gives rise to the protein MESEAIQIIEAVSEDDYTLARLLFMQYAEGLGFPLDFQKFEDELAHLQSMYARPKGVLLLARQADGQSLGCVSVRPLEPQVAELKRMYVTAQARGKGVGRILLKRALDISSELGYQLIRLDTLSNMATAIHLYQEAGFYEIPAYCYNPFDNAMFFEKKLIE
- a CDS encoding 3-ketoacyl-ACP reductase; amino-acid sequence: MKKVAFVTGGSRGIGFGIAEELAKAGFDIAINGMRPAEAVGEVLEKLKSYGVDALYCQGDIGSTEDRQSMLEQIKAHYGQLNVLVNNAGVAPKERKDILDASEESFEYVVKTNLQGPYFLTQQAANWMIEKKKENKDFQASIINISSISATIASVNRGEYCISKAGLSMMTLLFASRLGEYDIPVFDVRPGVIKTDMTSGVTEKYDKLIAGGLCAQPRWGLPEDVGKAVSALAQGYFSYSTGQTIMIDGGLTIPRL
- a CDS encoding Gfo/Idh/MocA family protein, with amino-acid sequence MSETSITTHKVGIIMNGVTGRMGTNQHLMRSIVEIIKQGGVHISPTEVIMPDPILVGRNAAKLEKLCRQSGIEKYTTRLEEVMHDEHYAIYFDAQTTGRRAAAVRQAAEAGKHVYCEKPTAVDTKTALDIYHFCQEKGVKNGVVQDKLFLPGLRKVQRLIQNGFFGKILSIRGEFGYWVYEGDTIPAQRPSWNYKKEEDGGIIVDMLCHWRYVLDGIFGKVKAVSCLGATHIPERVDEQGNKYKATADDSAYATFELEDGVIAHFNSSWTVRVRRDDLLTLQIDGTKGSAVAGLRDCWIQHYGNTPKPVWNPDIQQPINFYEGWSKVPEQEFHDNAFKVQWEMFLRHVVKDEPFPYTLLEGAKGVQLAEKGLESWAKRCWVDIPEIR
- a CDS encoding Hsp20/alpha crystallin family protein, which translates into the protein MMKNVLKDFVHQFDTMNTIGGGVALTTVNINRESDHLTINISAPSINSDAFNIFVRGNQLVVYSVLNEVDLFEDEEKKSARHMVPMFNRVFDIPAVVDKDQIEAIYDHGVLKLHLPYGDDWDATKVKKINIKEY
- a CDS encoding sugar phosphate isomerase/epimerase family protein — protein: MENLNQLCIHTITTKPWPIEIAAENYAKAGVSGITVWRDALDGRNIYQTGEMLRSHQLEIVSLCRGGFFPSTSAEKRKAAIDDNKKAIDEAAALGAPMVVLVCGADPAQSLATSRKQIQEGIESLIPYAEANNVRLTIEPLHPMYADTRSAINTLAQANDMAETIDSPWVGIAVDVYHLWWDDLLQSEIMRCGRNGNLYAFHICDWKSPTEDFLLDRGLMGEGCINVPQIREWVEEAGFKGLYEVEIFSNRYWGMNQQEFLNMIIKAYLEKS
- a CDS encoding sodium:solute symporter family protein produces the protein MTTWIIILGALYLGMLAFVATNSFKKNKNAEDYLLAGSNIGIILGFLTFAATLFSTFTLLGMPDFFRINGIGAWIFLAVSDGGMVFLILWWGYHLRKKVAEKGFNGVAGLLVKCYQNKWAGYVSFAGVFLFLVPYVAIQIRGIAIFLTAVFPDAMPFWGWAIAIVAIMLTYSEIGGLKAIMHADAIQGLTLLIVTWIIGVRCVNYFGNLENMFDQVEAANTALLSTPGPTGLFNAQFLIASFLVILFIPVTQPQLTIRLVIMRNLKTTHMMAFAVGIFAILIILPTAFIGMYGAVRYPDLATADFLSRVLLYEQPDFIAAIAVVGLLAAGLSTTDSQIFALGTEVRSLLHGSEKKVLSITRYSIFGFAVVALIFSVLASDQLVMLARVSFAGTAMLAPMILTGVLSKKVMGNEIIVATAVALAIFILSLLGAVPSEVGPLRLDLLLLMALGLFSTVSYLVRK